A single genomic interval of Oceanithermus profundus DSM 14977 harbors:
- a CDS encoding DUF3105 domain-containing protein, translating into MGKKSKKDRSRKARRAGAAVLPRRRGLPWFPIALAALAAWGGYTLWQGRATAAGFDRYLAEGQGRELAVEEQPSLGSAHLQPGARFRYGEPTPTSGPHSPYDLPPGFYTKPQSVERLVHNLEHGNVVVYYDAADPGTLRLLKAWARTFDGPMDGIVVAPMEGLGRKVVLTAWQKKLVLEPFDPAAAAVFIDAYRGRGPEAKVR; encoded by the coding sequence ATGGGCAAGAAATCCAAGAAAGACCGCAGCCGCAAGGCGCGCCGGGCCGGCGCGGCGGTCCTGCCGCGCCGGCGCGGCCTGCCCTGGTTTCCGATCGCGCTGGCGGCCCTGGCGGCGTGGGGCGGTTACACCCTGTGGCAGGGGCGCGCCACGGCCGCCGGCTTCGACCGCTACCTGGCCGAGGGGCAGGGGCGCGAGCTGGCGGTGGAGGAGCAACCCTCGCTGGGCTCGGCGCACCTGCAGCCCGGGGCCCGTTTCCGCTACGGCGAGCCCACCCCCACCTCGGGGCCCCACAGCCCCTACGACCTGCCGCCGGGCTTCTACACCAAGCCCCAGTCCGTGGAGCGGCTGGTGCACAACCTCGAGCACGGGAACGTCGTCGTCTACTACGACGCCGCCGACCCCGGCACCCTCAGGCTGCTGAAGGCGTGGGCGCGCACCTTCGACGGGCCGATGGACGGGATCGTCGTCGCGCCCATGGAGGGCCTGGGCCGCAAGGTGGTGCTGACCGCCTGGCAGAAGAAGCTGGTCCTCGAACCCTTCGATCCCGCAGCGGCGGCCGTCTTCATCGACGCCTACCGCGGCCGCGGCCCCGAAGCCAAGGTACGTTAG
- a CDS encoding CueP family metal-binding protein, which produces MKRYTAIALLVAGLVLVWWTFGPKDQDPFASALAGADAEEAMALANAWKQEGKGVQSYVTPEAVVFRLSESREVKVPLPDDRMVVAVAPYVSFTHRCEVHFMSSCQGELAGEKVWIRVEDEGGRVVQEGEVTLLPNGFVELWLPRGQRYAFTARYGGLEARKTLTTFANSPTCVTDVPLKETPSDES; this is translated from the coding sequence ATGAAACGATATACCGCAATCGCGTTGCTGGTGGCCGGCCTGGTGCTGGTCTGGTGGACGTTCGGCCCCAAGGATCAGGACCCCTTCGCAAGTGCGCTCGCCGGCGCGGACGCCGAGGAGGCGATGGCGCTCGCCAACGCCTGGAAGCAGGAAGGCAAGGGGGTGCAGAGCTACGTGACCCCCGAGGCGGTCGTCTTCCGCCTCAGCGAGAGCCGTGAGGTGAAGGTGCCCCTGCCGGACGACCGCATGGTCGTGGCCGTGGCGCCCTACGTCAGCTTCACCCACCGCTGCGAGGTGCACTTCATGTCGAGCTGCCAGGGGGAGCTGGCGGGCGAGAAGGTGTGGATCCGGGTAGAGGACGAGGGCGGCCGGGTCGTGCAGGAGGGCGAGGTCACGCTGCTGCCCAACGGTTTCGTCGAGCTCTGGCTGCCGCGCGGGCAGCGCTACGCCTTCACCGCGCGCTATGGCGGCCTGGAGGCCCGGAAGACCCTCACGACCTTCGCCAACAGCCCCACCTGCGTGACCGACGTACCGTTAAAGGAGACGCCTAGTGACGAAAGCTAA
- a CDS encoding multicopper oxidase family protein — MTKAKHSRRTFLAMSAGLAGLGLGLPARAQTRAPDPDVLVSRGGAIEVDLEARFGPTRLAGRSARLFSYGGRVPGPRIEVRPGDEVTLRFSNALPEPTNLHFHGLHVPPTGNADNIFLEIPAGERLTYRFKIPENHPAGTFWYHPHLHGLVAKQVFLGMAGLFVVRGELDRIPEVAAAREQFAVLKDFEVAGGRVPPPSPMEFVRGREGSLVTVNGEVEPEWTVERDGLLRLRLLNASTARFYRLKLEDHPLYLIATDGGALEEPYELDELLLAPGERAEVLVRGEREPGRYTLWALPYNRGNGGMGMGGGMMGGAGGDTRPRPLAHLVYAGRRKTPLPLPERTGRVPELGAPVRRRRFVLGHSMQPGRGMVFTINGQVFNPGRIDTPVRLGTVEEWEIANMGVLDHPFHLHTNPFQIVSRGGRRERLRAWKDTVLVPVRQSVRFRVAFEDFPGNAVYHCHILEHEDLGMMGIVRFEEGA; from the coding sequence GTGACGAAAGCTAAACACAGCCGCAGAACCTTCCTGGCCATGAGTGCCGGCCTCGCCGGCCTGGGCCTGGGCCTCCCGGCCCGGGCCCAGACCCGGGCCCCCGACCCCGACGTCTTGGTGAGCCGGGGGGGTGCGATCGAGGTGGACCTCGAGGCCCGGTTCGGGCCCACCCGCCTTGCGGGGCGGAGCGCCCGCCTCTTCAGCTACGGCGGCCGGGTGCCGGGGCCCCGCATCGAGGTGCGGCCCGGAGACGAGGTCACGCTCCGGTTCAGCAACGCCCTGCCGGAGCCCACGAACCTGCACTTTCACGGCCTGCACGTGCCGCCGACCGGGAACGCCGACAACATCTTCCTGGAGATCCCCGCGGGCGAGCGGCTGACCTACCGTTTCAAGATTCCCGAGAACCATCCGGCGGGCACGTTCTGGTACCACCCGCACCTGCACGGGCTGGTGGCCAAGCAGGTCTTTTTGGGGATGGCCGGCCTCTTCGTGGTGCGGGGCGAACTCGACCGCATCCCGGAGGTGGCGGCGGCGCGCGAGCAGTTCGCCGTCCTCAAGGACTTCGAGGTCGCCGGCGGGCGGGTGCCGCCGCCCAGCCCCATGGAGTTCGTGCGCGGCCGCGAGGGCTCGCTGGTGACGGTGAACGGCGAGGTGGAGCCCGAATGGACGGTCGAGCGGGACGGCCTGCTGCGCCTGCGCCTGCTCAACGCTTCGACGGCGCGCTTCTACCGTTTGAAGCTCGAAGACCACCCGCTCTACCTGATCGCCACCGACGGCGGCGCGCTCGAGGAACCCTACGAGCTGGACGAGCTGTTGCTCGCCCCGGGCGAACGCGCCGAGGTGCTGGTGCGCGGCGAACGCGAGCCCGGGCGCTACACCCTCTGGGCCCTGCCCTACAACCGCGGGAACGGTGGCATGGGCATGGGCGGGGGCATGATGGGCGGCGCGGGGGGCGACACCCGCCCGCGGCCGCTCGCCCACCTGGTCTATGCGGGGCGGCGGAAGACCCCGCTTCCCCTGCCCGAACGCACCGGCCGGGTACCCGAGCTGGGCGCGCCGGTGCGCCGCCGACGTTTCGTCCTGGGGCACAGCATGCAGCCGGGCCGGGGGATGGTCTTCACCATCAACGGCCAGGTCTTCAACCCGGGCCGGATCGACACCCCGGTGCGGCTGGGGACCGTCGAGGAGTGGGAGATCGCCAACATGGGCGTCCTCGACCACCCCTTCCACCTGCACACCAACCCCTTCCAGATCGTCTCCCGCGGCGGGCGCCGCGAGCGGCTGCGCGCCTGGAAGGACACCGTGCTGGTGCCGGTGCGGCAGTCGGTGCGGTTCCGGGTCGCCTTCGAGGACTTTCCCGGCAACGCCGTCTACCACTGCCACATCCTCGAGCACGAGGACCTGGGCATGATGGGCATCGTTCGTTTCGAGGAGGGGGCGTGA
- a CDS encoding YceI family protein gives MRTKAWWFLLIVAFAPVLAANAYDVSGHIVYEAKGPIGAFKGENTAVSGALTWDPEQQTASGRVCVDLAAWDSGEPLRDKHTRTMFETDVYPEACFELEGVRPGAAADEIVLEGRLSMHGVTLPLEIPGKLVQKADGRLYFAGYFETRITDWGMKRPSMMGFKVRDLVKVWVYGEGVPQ, from the coding sequence ATGCGAACGAAAGCTTGGTGGTTCCTGCTGATTGTGGCCTTCGCGCCGGTGCTGGCGGCGAACGCCTACGACGTCAGCGGCCACATCGTCTACGAAGCCAAGGGCCCGATCGGCGCGTTCAAAGGGGAGAACACCGCGGTCAGCGGCGCGCTGACCTGGGACCCGGAGCAGCAGACCGCCTCGGGCCGCGTCTGCGTCGACCTGGCGGCCTGGGACTCGGGCGAGCCGCTGCGCGACAAGCACACCCGCACCATGTTCGAGACCGACGTCTACCCGGAGGCCTGCTTCGAGCTCGAGGGCGTGCGCCCCGGGGCGGCGGCCGACGAGATCGTCCTGGAGGGCCGGCTTTCGATGCACGGCGTCACGTTGCCGCTGGAGATTCCCGGCAAGCTCGTGCAGAAGGCGGACGGCCGGCTCTACTTCGCGGGCTACTTCGAGACGAGGATCACCGACTGGGGGATGAAGCGGCCCAGCATGATGGGCTTCAAGGTGCGGGACCTGGTCAAGGTGTGGGTCTACGGTGAGGGGGTGCCGCAATGA
- a CDS encoding DUF302 domain-containing protein — protein MAAFRKNIQGRFEDVETELVRRLAQRGFGVLSRIAFHEVLQQKIGKKIEPYVRLGVCNPGLAYEALEAERGVGAVLPCAVALRELPEGAVEVAFLRPEEAFVLATGERNPTLERLAQTVEAALREVVDELEVA, from the coding sequence ATGGCAGCGTTTAGAAAAAACATTCAAGGCCGCTTCGAGGACGTCGAGACCGAGCTGGTACGCCGGTTGGCGCAGCGCGGCTTCGGCGTGCTCAGCCGCATCGCGTTCCACGAGGTGCTCCAGCAGAAGATCGGCAAGAAGATCGAACCCTACGTTCGCCTGGGGGTTTGCAACCCCGGGCTGGCCTACGAGGCCCTCGAGGCCGAGCGCGGGGTAGGGGCGGTGCTTCCCTGCGCCGTCGCCCTGCGCGAACTTCCGGAGGGCGCCGTCGAGGTGGCCTTCCTGCGCCCCGAGGAGGCCTTCGTCCTCGCCACCGGCGAGCGGAACCCGACGCTCGAACGGCTGGCGCAGACGGTGGAGGCCGCGCTCCGTGAGGTCGTGGACGAGCTGGAGGTGGCGTGA
- a CDS encoding DUF5666 domain-containing protein, whose amino-acid sequence MRIKGVQGLLALTTLLVLAACGTQPGANTATSVTLAGVVGGTDANPTLSGQALDLSSASVTVNGDAVQTSVRPGMFIYAQGVSQGGTTRVQSVDVQIEVKGPIESVDVAASLLTLVGQTVSVDALTRIYEENPDDTYTTLALADLQPGDYVEVSGTRQADGSVLATRIERKLVSSSDPEYGQVEVKGTATNLDTTAMTFDLGAYAVDYSGATVEGTPAEGAFVEVKGQIDTAAMTITATKVEFKSGDAGMDHDGDKAELYGPVVNLDEAAMTFELGGFLVDYGSATLEGTLAEGAYVEVKGTFDADDPALIHATKVEVKYEDGGEGSSYGEVKGPVEAIDTAAMWITVAGQTFWADANTIVKQDDPDGPLSFDQVQVGDWVEVKYGDATDADGRFYATKIEVKGGASDGEGHEGYHELEGAAAGVDAAVMTFQLGGYTVVVNDATVYEVFDAYVSAADFWNQLGEGDRVEVKGNVDENGDFLAVKIERSN is encoded by the coding sequence ATGAGGATCAAAGGAGTACAAGGTTTACTCGCACTCACCACGTTGTTGGTGCTCGCCGCCTGCGGCACCCAGCCCGGCGCGAACACCGCCACGTCGGTCACCCTCGCGGGTGTGGTGGGTGGCACGGACGCCAACCCCACGCTTTCGGGTCAGGCGCTCGACCTTTCGTCGGCCAGCGTCACCGTCAACGGCGACGCCGTGCAGACGAGCGTGCGGCCCGGCATGTTCATCTACGCCCAGGGTGTGAGCCAGGGCGGCACCACCCGGGTGCAGTCGGTGGACGTGCAGATCGAGGTCAAGGGTCCGATCGAGAGCGTCGACGTCGCCGCCTCCCTGCTCACCCTGGTCGGGCAGACCGTGAGCGTGGACGCGCTCACCCGCATCTACGAGGAGAACCCCGACGACACCTACACCACGCTGGCCCTCGCCGATCTGCAGCCGGGCGACTACGTCGAGGTCTCGGGCACCCGCCAGGCCGACGGCTCGGTGCTGGCCACCCGGATCGAGCGCAAGCTGGTGAGCTCCAGCGACCCCGAATACGGGCAGGTGGAGGTCAAGGGCACCGCGACCAACCTCGACACGACCGCGATGACCTTCGATCTGGGGGCCTATGCGGTGGATTACAGCGGAGCCACCGTCGAGGGCACCCCGGCCGAGGGCGCGTTCGTCGAGGTCAAGGGCCAGATCGACACCGCGGCGATGACGATCACCGCCACCAAGGTGGAGTTCAAGTCCGGGGACGCGGGGATGGACCACGACGGCGACAAGGCGGAGCTCTACGGTCCGGTGGTCAACCTGGACGAGGCGGCCATGACCTTCGAGCTCGGCGGCTTCCTGGTCGACTACGGCAGCGCCACCCTCGAGGGCACGCTCGCCGAGGGCGCTTACGTCGAGGTGAAGGGCACCTTTGACGCCGACGATCCCGCACTGATCCACGCCACCAAGGTGGAGGTCAAGTACGAGGACGGCGGCGAGGGCTCGAGCTACGGCGAGGTCAAGGGGCCGGTCGAGGCCATCGACACGGCCGCGATGTGGATCACCGTGGCGGGCCAGACCTTCTGGGCCGACGCCAACACCATCGTCAAGCAGGACGACCCCGACGGCCCGCTCAGCTTCGATCAGGTGCAGGTCGGCGACTGGGTCGAGGTCAAGTACGGCGACGCCACCGACGCCGACGGCCGCTTCTACGCCACCAAGATCGAGGTCAAGGGCGGCGCCTCGGACGGCGAGGGCCACGAGGGCTACCATGAGCTCGAGGGTGCGGCCGCCGGCGTGGACGCCGCGGTGATGACCTTCCAGCTCGGCGGCTACACCGTGGTCGTGAACGACGCCACCGTCTACGAGGTCTTTGACGCCTACGTCTCCGCCGCCGACTTCTGGAACCAGCTCGGCGAGGGCGACCGCGTCGAGGTGAAGGGGAACGTCGACGAGAACGGCGACTTCCTGGCCGTCAAGATCGAGCGCAGCAACTGA
- a CDS encoding SHOCT domain-containing protein: MMMIFFFLLMLVALWALWRISSGGPMLEGRKAPSEDALEVLRRRYAAGEIDSSTYRQQARDLEV; the protein is encoded by the coding sequence GTGATGATGATCTTCTTCTTTCTCCTGATGCTGGTGGCGCTGTGGGCGCTCTGGCGAATCAGCTCCGGCGGGCCGATGCTGGAGGGCCGCAAGGCCCCCAGCGAAGACGCCCTGGAAGTCCTGCGCCGCCGCTACGCGGCCGGCGAGATCGACAGCTCGACCTACCGTCAGCAGGCGCGCGACCTGGAGGTCTGA
- a CDS encoding rhodanese-like domain-containing protein, with amino-acid sequence MSRWVVAALVLGVLGLAVWVVAGRNTGAAALPEVPAGGYAEITVGTLGKLLETPEEERGFVLLNVHVPYAGEIPGTDLVLPYNRLPEFADRLPQDKATPIVLYCRSGAMSRMAARTLVEMGYTRVYDVPGGMNAWRASGGALVFVKR; translated from the coding sequence GTGAGCCGCTGGGTGGTGGCCGCGCTGGTCCTCGGCGTGCTCGGCCTCGCCGTGTGGGTGGTGGCGGGCCGGAACACCGGGGCGGCGGCCCTTCCTGAGGTGCCGGCGGGCGGCTACGCCGAGATCACCGTGGGCACCCTCGGCAAGCTGCTGGAGACGCCCGAGGAGGAGCGCGGCTTCGTCCTTCTCAACGTGCACGTTCCCTATGCGGGGGAGATCCCGGGCACCGACCTGGTCCTCCCCTACAACCGGCTGCCCGAGTTCGCGGACCGGCTCCCCCAGGACAAAGCGACGCCCATCGTGCTCTACTGCCGCAGCGGGGCGATGAGCCGGATGGCCGCGAGGACCCTGGTGGAGATGGGGTACACGCGCGTCTACGACGTGCCCGGGGGCATGAACGCCTGGCGCGCCAGCGGCGGCGCCCTCGTCTTCGTGAAGCGCTGA
- a CDS encoding DOMON domain-containing protein, which translates to MKRILPFLLIAGLAWAASTPKVDGIVAEGEYAQFLQTDTGMRLYWSVVDGVFYAALSAPSTGWLGLGFESIEGPGAGEPGHAHPAMLESDLWMLAVVDGKVVVEDGYVPEPGKPAADTALGGTSDFLSAAGREVGGVTYVEWSRKLTTGDRFDVDLAKGLGHEIGIMLAFNPMSDDFTEYHGMKSRDELEIELNEGGMR; encoded by the coding sequence GTGAAGCGAATCTTACCGTTCCTGCTCATTGCGGGGCTGGCCTGGGCGGCCTCCACCCCCAAGGTCGACGGCATCGTGGCCGAAGGGGAGTACGCCCAGTTCCTGCAGACCGACACCGGCATGCGGCTCTACTGGTCGGTGGTGGACGGCGTCTTCTACGCCGCGCTGAGCGCGCCCAGCACCGGCTGGCTGGGGCTCGGTTTCGAGAGCATCGAGGGTCCCGGGGCCGGCGAGCCGGGGCACGCCCACCCCGCCATGCTCGAGTCCGACCTCTGGATGCTGGCCGTGGTGGACGGCAAGGTCGTGGTCGAGGACGGCTACGTCCCCGAGCCCGGCAAACCCGCCGCCGATACCGCCCTGGGGGGGACGAGCGACTTCCTGAGCGCCGCCGGCCGCGAGGTGGGCGGGGTGACCTACGTCGAGTGGAGCCGCAAGCTGACGACGGGCGACCGCTTCGACGTCGACCTGGCCAAAGGGCTGGGTCACGAGATCGGGATCATGCTCGCCTTCAACCCCATGAGCGACGACTTTACGGAGTACCACGGCATGAAGAGCCGCGACGAGCTGGAGATCGAGCTGAACGAAGGAGGTATGCGATGA
- a CDS encoding PspA/IM30 family protein, with protein sequence MSLLDRMSRLIRANLNDLLRRAEDPEKVLRQALEDMKSAYRSAKSEVAGVMAEVRGMQREAAGYLEMETVWRDKAKRALAEGQEELAREALKRARQARALADDLNAQAQEQEQIVARLRQRLAALEAKITEARAQLKQLSARQKSVQAAESVRRVSARLEAHPAAEAFAEMAERVAQMEDRHQALLELDGEDELAAQLEELADPAVEAELEELKRELEASS encoded by the coding sequence ATGAGCCTGTTGGACCGCATGAGCCGGTTGATCCGCGCCAACCTGAACGACCTGCTGCGCCGGGCCGAAGATCCGGAGAAGGTGCTGCGCCAGGCGCTGGAAGACATGAAGTCGGCCTACCGATCCGCCAAGAGCGAGGTCGCCGGGGTGATGGCCGAGGTGCGCGGGATGCAGCGCGAGGCCGCCGGCTACCTGGAGATGGAGACGGTGTGGCGCGACAAGGCCAAGCGCGCCCTGGCCGAGGGGCAGGAGGAGCTGGCGCGCGAGGCGCTCAAGCGGGCGCGGCAGGCGCGCGCCCTCGCCGACGACCTGAACGCCCAGGCGCAGGAGCAGGAGCAGATTGTGGCGCGCCTGCGGCAGCGGCTGGCGGCGCTGGAAGCGAAGATCACCGAGGCGCGCGCCCAGCTGAAGCAGCTCAGCGCCCGCCAGAAGAGCGTGCAGGCGGCCGAGTCGGTGCGACGGGTGAGCGCCCGCCTGGAGGCGCACCCCGCGGCCGAGGCCTTCGCCGAGATGGCCGAGCGGGTGGCCCAGATGGAAGACCGCCATCAGGCCCTCCTCGAGCTGGACGGCGAAGACGAGCTGGCCGCGCAGCTGGAGGAGCTGGCCGACCCCGCGGTCGAGGCCGAACTCGAAGAGCTGAAGCGTGAGCTGGAGGCGTCGTCGTGA
- a CDS encoding sensor histidine kinase — MKLFPKLFLSHLLVVIIAEAAVFVLVEFFAPRFFAEHVARMVHMVQMMGMGPMAESLRIDLENGLSATLTSALLVSLPLSALLAAVTAYWVSRRLARTANLLASGSRRMASGDYRLRLPVEGRDELAELAVHFNNLAEALDRVEQSRVELIGNVAHELRTPLAALQGYAEAAADGVMPPEAVARAINREVAAMRRLVEDLSLVSRVEAGSVELELAPHDPAVLVRAAHDRFASVFASAGVELRLELPAEGLPPVRADAGRTDQVLANLLSNALRHTPEGGTVILRLEPQGGFARFCVRDTGPGIPEAYQQRIFERFFRLDAARSRGSGGSGVGLTVSKGLVEAMGGQIELRSRPGEGAEFCFTLPFAKA; from the coding sequence ATGAAGCTCTTCCCCAAGCTGTTCCTCAGCCACCTGCTCGTCGTGATCATCGCCGAGGCGGCGGTCTTCGTGCTGGTCGAGTTCTTTGCGCCGCGTTTCTTCGCCGAGCACGTGGCCCGCATGGTGCACATGGTGCAGATGATGGGGATGGGGCCGATGGCCGAGAGCCTGCGGATCGACCTGGAAAACGGGCTTTCGGCCACGCTCACCTCGGCGCTGCTGGTTTCGCTGCCGCTCTCGGCGCTGCTGGCGGCGGTGACCGCCTACTGGGTCAGCCGCCGGCTGGCCCGCACCGCCAACCTGCTGGCCTCGGGCAGCCGCCGCATGGCGAGCGGCGACTACCGGCTCCGCCTCCCCGTCGAGGGCCGCGACGAGCTCGCCGAGCTGGCCGTGCACTTCAACAACCTGGCCGAGGCGCTCGACCGGGTGGAGCAGAGCCGGGTCGAGCTGATCGGAAACGTGGCCCACGAGCTGCGCACCCCGCTGGCGGCGCTGCAGGGCTACGCCGAGGCGGCGGCCGACGGGGTGATGCCGCCGGAGGCGGTGGCGCGCGCGATCAACCGCGAGGTGGCGGCGATGCGCCGCCTCGTCGAGGACCTTTCCCTGGTTTCCCGGGTCGAGGCGGGCTCGGTCGAGCTGGAGCTGGCGCCCCACGACCCCGCAGTGCTGGTCCGCGCCGCGCACGACCGCTTCGCCAGCGTCTTCGCCTCTGCGGGGGTGGAGCTGCGGCTCGAGCTGCCCGCGGAGGGGTTGCCGCCGGTGCGGGCCGACGCCGGCCGCACCGACCAGGTGCTCGCCAACCTGCTCTCGAACGCCCTGCGCCACACCCCCGAGGGGGGCACGGTCATCCTCCGGCTCGAGCCCCAGGGCGGCTTCGCCCGCTTCTGCGTGCGGGACACCGGTCCGGGAATCCCCGAGGCCTACCAGCAGCGCATCTTCGAGCGCTTCTTCCGGCTCGACGCCGCCCGCAGCCGCGGTTCCGGCGGCAGCGGGGTGGGGCTCACGGTCTCGAAGGGGCTGGTCGAGGCCATGGGTGGGCAGATCGAGCTGCGCTCCCGCCCCGGCGAGGGCGCCGAGTTCTGCTTCACCCTGCCCTTTGCAAAAGCTTAA
- a CDS encoding copper-translocating P-type ATPase, producing the protein MKDHKHDDAAHAAHEKHAHAQHKDEPAGHEGHEGHGEAGHDGHAGHEGHGARSGHEGHGEHDGHGGHDKHAGHDPEMFRRRFWLSLALTVPILYFSPQLQAWLGYTAWDVAWGRWVGPVLGSILYFYGGGPFLEGAVREFRHRVPGMMSLIALAISVAYAYSLAVSFGFPGKPFYWELATLIDVMLLGHWIEMKSVQQAQGALEALAKLMPTTAHRVVGEKVEDVPVSELREGDVIMVLPGEQVPADGVIVSGRTTLNEAFLTGESKPVEKQAGDEVVAAAINNDGVIQVKVTRTGEATTLSQIMRLVKEAQQARSRFQALADRAASWLFYVAVVVGGGAFGVWLALGQPFDFALGVAVTTLVIACPHALGLAIPLVNVNATALAAKNGVLVRNREAFERARDIRVVAFDKTGTLTEGRFAVSRVAAAAITEDELLALAAAIERQSSHPLADAIVEAAEERGVQLPAAVEVQAVPGQGVVGTIDGRKVYVGRPEWTDEFGLALDPVRAAVTTAEERGESLIVVFEEGRVLGALALADRVRDSARTAVARLLEMGVEPVMITGDAEAVARTVAGDLGIRRYYARVMPQDKARIVRELKQLGHVAFVGDGINDAPALVEADLGVAIGAGTNVAIESADLVLVENDPLDVVLALKLARATYRKMVENLVWATGYNVVAIPLAAGVAYGWGILLNPAVGAIFMSLSTVVVSLNAIALRRAKLA; encoded by the coding sequence ATGAAGGACCACAAACACGACGACGCGGCGCATGCGGCGCACGAGAAGCACGCGCACGCGCAGCACAAAGACGAACCCGCCGGCCACGAAGGTCACGAAGGCCATGGCGAGGCGGGCCACGACGGGCACGCCGGGCACGAAGGCCACGGCGCTCGGTCCGGCCACGAGGGCCACGGCGAGCACGACGGCCACGGCGGGCACGACAAGCACGCGGGGCACGACCCCGAGATGTTCCGCCGCCGGTTCTGGCTGAGCCTGGCGCTCACCGTCCCCATCCTCTACTTCTCCCCGCAGCTGCAGGCCTGGCTGGGTTACACCGCCTGGGACGTGGCCTGGGGGCGCTGGGTCGGCCCGGTGCTGGGTTCGATCCTCTACTTCTACGGCGGGGGCCCCTTCCTCGAGGGGGCGGTGCGCGAGTTCCGCCACCGCGTCCCGGGGATGATGAGCCTGATCGCCCTGGCCATCAGCGTGGCCTACGCCTACAGCCTGGCGGTCTCCTTTGGCTTCCCCGGCAAACCCTTCTACTGGGAGCTCGCGACGCTGATCGACGTGATGCTGCTCGGCCACTGGATCGAGATGAAGAGCGTGCAGCAGGCCCAGGGGGCGCTCGAGGCGCTGGCCAAGCTGATGCCCACCACCGCGCACCGGGTGGTGGGGGAGAAGGTCGAGGACGTCCCGGTGAGCGAGCTGCGCGAGGGCGACGTCATCATGGTGCTGCCCGGGGAGCAGGTGCCCGCCGACGGCGTCATCGTCTCGGGGCGCACGACGCTGAACGAGGCCTTCCTCACCGGCGAGTCGAAGCCGGTGGAGAAGCAGGCGGGCGACGAGGTGGTCGCCGCCGCCATCAACAACGACGGTGTGATCCAGGTGAAGGTGACCCGCACCGGCGAGGCCACCACCCTCTCCCAGATCATGCGCTTGGTCAAGGAGGCGCAGCAGGCGCGCAGCCGTTTCCAGGCCCTCGCCGACCGCGCCGCTTCGTGGCTCTTCTACGTCGCCGTCGTGGTGGGCGGCGGGGCCTTCGGGGTCTGGCTCGCCCTGGGGCAGCCGTTCGACTTCGCCCTGGGCGTTGCCGTGACCACGCTGGTCATCGCCTGCCCCCACGCGCTGGGTCTGGCCATCCCGCTGGTCAACGTCAACGCCACCGCGCTGGCTGCCAAGAACGGCGTGCTGGTGCGCAACCGCGAGGCCTTCGAGCGCGCCCGCGACATCCGCGTCGTGGCCTTCGACAAGACCGGCACCCTCACCGAAGGCCGCTTCGCGGTGAGCCGGGTGGCCGCGGCCGCGATCACGGAGGACGAGCTGCTGGCCCTGGCGGCCGCGATCGAGCGGCAGAGCTCCCACCCGCTCGCCGACGCGATCGTCGAGGCCGCCGAGGAGCGCGGCGTCCAACTGCCCGCGGCCGTTGAGGTCCAGGCCGTCCCCGGACAGGGCGTCGTGGGCACGATCGACGGCCGCAAGGTCTACGTGGGCCGGCCCGAGTGGACCGACGAGTTCGGGCTCGCGCTCGATCCGGTGCGCGCGGCCGTGACCACCGCCGAGGAGCGCGGCGAGAGCCTGATCGTCGTCTTCGAGGAGGGGCGCGTCCTCGGGGCGCTGGCGCTCGCGGACCGGGTGCGCGACAGCGCCCGCACCGCGGTGGCCCGTCTGCTCGAGATGGGCGTGGAGCCGGTGATGATCACCGGCGACGCCGAGGCCGTGGCCCGCACCGTCGCGGGGGACCTGGGCATCCGCCGCTACTACGCCCGCGTCATGCCCCAGGACAAGGCGCGCATCGTCCGCGAGCTCAAGCAGCTCGGCCACGTCGCCTTCGTGGGGGACGGCATCAACGACGCCCCCGCGCTGGTGGAGGCCGATCTGGGCGTCGCCATCGGCGCCGGAACCAACGTGGCCATCGAGTCGGCGGACCTGGTCCTGGTGGAGAACGACCCCCTCGACGTGGTGCTGGCGCTCAAGCTGGCCCGCGCCACCTACCGCAAGATGGTCGAGAACCTCGTCTGGGCCACGGGGTACAACGTGGTGGCCATCCCGCTGGCGGCCGGCGTGGCCTACGGCTGGGGCATCCTACTCAACCCGGCCGTGGGGGCGATCTTCATGAGCCTCTCGACCGTGGTCGTTTCGCTCAACGCCATCGCCCTGCGCCGGGCCAAGCTGGCCTGA